A region of the Methyloprofundus sedimenti genome:
GGAACCGCATCGTACATTGATGTAGATGATGATTTTTTGGTTTCTTACTCTTGTGTAACGATTAAACCTAATCTTTCAAAAGTTATTGGTTTATATCTTTTTTATTACTTCAAATCTGATGCTTTTTTACAAGGAATTCAAAATCAAATAAACACGAACACTCAGGGAAATGTTGGTGTTAATGATTTGAAAAAAGTAAAAGTAGCGTTACCAACTTTGGCTGAACAATCAATAATTATTGAGTATTTGCAATCAAAAATAAGTAAATTAAATAGTATATCTGATAGGTCTCAAGCGGCTATTGGCTTAATGCAGGAACGCCGCACAGCCCTAATCTCCGCAGCCGTCACAGGAAAAATTGATGTTCGCCATCATGCCTCACTCCCTGCGGGCAGCGCCGATACCTTAATGGGTGAAAGTAATGATCAGTAAGTATTGGCGCTGTCCAAATCGGCTATCCCTACCGATTTGTGATGTAAGAAACCGGGTCGCTCCTGCGCATCCATGCGCTCGCGATATTAGTGCCTCCCTACACGGCACACGCTTGAAATAAAGAAAAATGGAAGCCAGCGTATGAATCAACCAGTAGGATGGGCAAAGGGGCTTTATCCCGTGCCCATCAATATTCAATATCATAAAAGATGGGCACGCTATCGCTTTGCCCATCCTACAGAACTGTGTTTTATGGAGGCTGTTTTATGAACCAGCCGTTGAGCAATAGCGAATTATTTGTTGAGGTAAAAGAGCTTATTCAAGCCGCTAAACAACAAGCAGCGGTGGCGGTGAATGCTGAGCTGACTTTATTGTATTGGCAGGTGGGTAAACGGATTGCCGATGAGGTGTTAAAAGGCGAGCGAGCAGAATATGGTAAGCAAGTTATTGCTCATTTAGCCAAAGATTTAACTGTTAGTTTTGGTAAAGGTTGGTCGAAACGTAATTTAGCGCAAATGGTTAAATTTAATGAGGCTTTTCCTGATTTTCAGATTGTGCAGACACTGTCTGCACAATTAAGCTGGAGTCATTTTAATTGTTTAATGCCTATTTCTGATTCAATAAAACGTGATTTCTATATCACTATGACAGGCCAAGAACGCTGGTCTACCCGTACTTTAAGCGAGCGTATTGATTCTCAGCTGTTTGAACGCACCGCCATTTCAAAAAAGCCGGATCAAACGATCAGCCAGGAATTACAGTTATTACGCGATTCGGGACAGGTTAATCAAAACCTGATTTTAAAAGATCCTTATGTGTTGGATTTCTTAGGCTTAAACGATAGCTACTTAGAAAAAGACCTGGAAGATGCCATATTACGTGAGCTGGAGCAGTTTTTATTGGAATTAGGCTCAGGCTTTACTTTTATTGCACGGCAAAAACGGTTACAGATTGATGAGGATGATTTTTATATCGACTTATTATTTTACAACCGCAAGTTAAAGCGCCTGGTTGCCATTGATTTAAAAGTCGGACGTTTTAAAGCGGAATATAAAGGCCAGATGGAGTTGTATTTGCGCTGGTTAGCTAAACACGAACAGGAAGCGGATGAAAATCCACCGCTGGGCATTATTTTGTGTGCAGGTAAAAAACACGAACAAATCGAACTACTGGAAATGGATAAAAGTGGCATTCATGTTGCCGAGTATTTAACCGTGCTGCCCCCGAGAGCCGAATTAGAGCTGAAATTACATGAAGCGGTTATTAATGCTAAACTCAGACTTGATAATAAAAGATAAGGTAGGATGGGCAAAGGGGCTTTATCCCGTGCCCATCACAAGTTATTCGGGATCATGCAATATCAATGATGGGCACGTCGTACCTCCTTTGCCCATCCTACAAAGAGATAAGTATGGAATATCGGCGTTTTTATCAATCTGGGGCGCGGTATTTTTTTACGGTGGTAACGGCGAAGCGTGAACCTTTATTAATTGAAAATATTGACAGGCTACGTTCTGCTTTTCGTTTATGTTTGTTGCGTTATCCATTTGAGATTGAGGCGATTGTGGTGTTGCCTGATCATTTACATACAATATGGCGATTACCAGAAGGTGATGCGGACTTTTCTAAACGATGGATGGTGATTAAACGTAAATTTTCTTCAGGATTACCATCGACTGCGGTAAGTCAATCTAAAGTTAAGAAACGTGAAAAAGGTATTTGGCAGCGCCGCTTTTGGGAACATTGTATTCGGAATGAGGATGATTGGCGGCGGCATGTGGATTATATTCATTTTAATCCCGTTAAACATGGTTATGTGGATA
Encoded here:
- a CDS encoding REP-associated tyrosine transposase, whose product is MEYRRFYQSGARYFFTVVTAKREPLLIENIDRLRSAFRLCLLRYPFEIEAIVVLPDHLHTIWRLPEGDADFSKRWMVIKRKFSSGLPSTAVSQSKVKKREKGIWQRRFWEHCIRNEDDWRRHVDYIHFNPVKHGYVDKPGDWLYSSFQKAVDQGWYDPDVLIKDDFYGIGHE
- a CDS encoding PDDEXK nuclease domain-containing protein, with translation MNQPLSNSELFVEVKELIQAAKQQAAVAVNAELTLLYWQVGKRIADEVLKGERAEYGKQVIAHLAKDLTVSFGKGWSKRNLAQMVKFNEAFPDFQIVQTLSAQLSWSHFNCLMPISDSIKRDFYITMTGQERWSTRTLSERIDSQLFERTAISKKPDQTISQELQLLRDSGQVNQNLILKDPYVLDFLGLNDSYLEKDLEDAILRELEQFLLELGSGFTFIARQKRLQIDEDDFYIDLLFYNRKLKRLVAIDLKVGRFKAEYKGQMELYLRWLAKHEQEADENPPLGIILCAGKKHEQIELLEMDKSGIHVAEYLTVLPPRAELELKLHEAVINAKLRLDNKR